In Carassius auratus strain Wakin unplaced genomic scaffold, ASM336829v1 scaf_tig00215781, whole genome shotgun sequence, the sequence TAACATAAACAAAGGCAAGAATAGACCAATACGTTGCAGATGCTGTGCAGTGGCAGATGGTCACTACTGAGGGATGTTGCGAGGTGTTTGGGATTTAAGGGGGAGAGCAATTGCAATCATgttcttaagaaacatttaatgAGTCTGACTTCCTTTGGTGACAGGAAGTAGCTTAACTTTAAATTGCAAGTgggtctgtgtgagtgtgtttaccCACATGTCCATcctgtttgtttgtaattgttCCCTCTTCCTGGGGTTTTACAGTGTGCATGGGTGAGAGTGTGTTTTGGGTTTATGCCTTTCACACACGTTCACTCAATCAGAGGCTTGATGTAGGTGGAGAATGGAATGGGTTCATTTTGACATGTCTGAAATGTAAGACCAGAATAACTAAACCAACAAGCAAAATATTTTTCTGCCAGCTCTACAGAGAGTAGACCTGAGATTGGGCCCCATATTCCCAGGGGTTTGAAAATATGATGGGGTTTCACAAATTCTCTGGCAGCGTTTGCCCAGGTTTTCCTCTATAGTAGTCAGTAATAAAATCTGGTTTATTCATGCAATATAATTCTGATTGCTTACATATGTTCCTCCTGATTACATTTATCAATTAGCTCTTTTAATATAATAAAGCAGAAACAGCCCTGAGTATATTAATGGACAGTGAAATGCCTCACTGCGATCGGTGAGGcactgtgcgagtgtgtgtgtgtgtgtgtgcatgtgaaagtTATCCGATATTCTCCTTGTCCTAGTTTTGACAGCCATCACAGTTCTGTGAACATCAGTACACACATTTCACCAgctgcttcttttccttattacttgGAGTGCTGATTGGAATTTCATATGAAACTGAGATGAAGTGTTGGAAAAtatctctttttctctttgtgtctCTGATGAAATCATCCTCACTTCTGTTTGGTAGACAGATGTCCGTCAGTTCGGTCTTTCAGATGAGgcttttgtgagtgtgtttgtgctttAACTTGTTAGAGAATATGCaaaattctgtgtgtgtgtgtgtgtgtgtgtgtgtgtgtgtgtttctagaaATTCCTGAAAaacacactactgtttaaaagtttgaagtctgttagatttgtaaaaaaaaattacatttcaatgttGTGATTAGATGCTTAAGAAGTAtttcttttatgtgtgtgtgtgtgtgtgtgtgtgtgtgtattttatacatttgGACTCAAAACGGAAGTCGTTCTTACTTCTTTACTAGTCTGCAACAGACTTGTCATTGTATACTTAACTATTTCTGTTCTCAAATTATTTTTTGAGGAAACATTTTCTAAAACAAGTGTTCATTTAAATTTAGCAATCTCATTTGCTgtcattaaattttattttgtatgtcaCCGAATGGCTCTGTAGATATTCGAAGCATATTTAGCCCACATTTTTTTAACCAGTGGGTTAAAATACTTTTTCCAGATACCATCTtacactcttgaaaataaaggtgcttcacgatgccatagatagaagaacctttttgtctaaatggttccataaagaaccattaacatctgaagaacccaaaaatggttcttctgtggcatcgcttgaagaacctttcgaagcacctttatttttaagagtgtaatgtGCACAGACATCTGTATGGTTTAGTTTTTCTAAGAAGTCTAAACAACATAGCTTTCAATATCCAAACAATGGTAAATGAGGGGAATATTTTGGAAACCTGTTTAATGCCTCTCAGTGTTAATGATTTGTTGGAGCAGATCGATCTTTTAATGGGAGTCAGATCCATACAACTACTGTAATCATGTTATTCCACAGCTTTTGGGCTTACGGACTCTTATGCTTTCCATTTCCAGGCTCGTAATGTCAACACTGGAGAACTGGCTGCTATCAAAGTCATCAAACTAGAGCCAGGTGAGCCGTCCCAATGCTGCTGCACACACTGTGCTGCTTAACCACCTCTAGATAGTGCCCTATCACCGTCCATCTATACTTGAATAGTTAAATATTACAACTGTGGTGTGTTCATGCATTGTAATGGTGTGATTGTGTATGCATTTTCAATTCAGGCAGTATGTTCTCAtactgcacattttagtacaaaaTCACAGTTCCCATGGTTTCTGGTCTGTTAACACTTAACACGTTTCTTTACTGAATTATTTTGTGAATCGATTTTTGCAGGAGAGGACTTTGATGTGGTGCAGCAGGAGATTATTATGATGAAAGATTGTAAACACTCAAACATTGTTGCATATTTTGGCAGTTACCTCAGGTATATGTACACGCATGCGATCACACACCGGTTTTGTTTCGTGTCATAAATTTTATAGTGTAGTACAAAGGCAtctgttttttttggggggggggcaaaATAATACTTACGGTTTTACAAGCACTATATAACTAGGGACATgctggtatcaaattttcctgttgggattaattgctaatgctttcaTTACGGTATACagtattattacagtatatatatttcgTTTAAAAAAATGGTCATAATatagtataacaggttaaataacttttttcttataacaataataactaaacatttaaatacgataaagcaatacagaaaatatataaagttaaaagttttacacagattaaagtgcaaaagttaAGATTAAACTATAAAGATCCATAgttatcactttacaataaaacctcattagttaacctttaacattcacaatgagcaatagctacatttgctacagaacttattaatctttgtttaaaaaatacaagtcttagttgatgttagctcattaaataacacagttgcaactttcgaTTTTAATGTGTTCTTAAATACTGTAATACCTAAGAATATTTAATTGgcagttaatgttaactaatgaattaactaatgttgacTAATGAGGCCCTGATATAAAGTGTGAATAAACAAtaaagaattaaaacactttaaaacaacagcacgtctctcacgtgttcctccatgtgcttctcatgcgtgctttTTTACATCAGAGCGGCTCATgcgtctttcaagcagcatacagcagtgttgtgcattttgaccattTGACCATtacaatttgtaatatataattattcactgtatttagaagtgcccacagTAACAATATCgggcatattcattaccgtgatatatcgcatATCGAATACCAGCACATGTCTACTACATaacaattcaaaagttttgggtcacaGTAAAGATTTTATAAggttacaaaagttttctatttcaaataaatgccgtgCTTTTgatctttatattcatcaaagaatcctgaaaacggACTTCCACAGAAGTATAAAGCAGCAACtgttaactgttttcaacactgataataatagttagaaattttagaaatcctttctgaaggatcatgtgacactaaagactaatTATTAGACTAATTAttagagtaatgactgctgaaaattcagccttaccatcacagttattttaaattgtaataatatttcacacataAGCTGCATAAGAGACTTTgaccaagatttaaaaaaaaaaaaaaaaacttccttctTTTTAACTTTGTTGATATTTTTTACTACCTGTTGAAATACACGCCACAACCCAATTTATACGTGCACCTATTTTAATCTCTTGTGGACAGAATTGATACGACAAAGATTTGATAATTGATGTCTTAATATTTCAGGAGAGATAAATTATGGATCAGCATGGAATACTGTGGTGGAGGCTCACTCCAggatatttaccatggtaattaTTGCCATCAAAATAGGAGTTTACAATGTATTTGTCATCTTGATCTGTTCAACATTGTCTCTCATATACACGTCTATCTGTATCTCACAGTTACCGGGCCGTTGTCAGAATCCCAGATTGCGTATGTATGTCGGGAGACCCTGCaggtatatacatacacatttagtACAGTTAAAAGTACTCATTTCAAGTGATTCAAGTGGTAATATGGATTGTTCTGTTCATTTCAGGGTGTTTACTATCTCCATAACAAAGGCAAGATCCACAGAGATATAAAGGTACAAAGTGGACgtcaaaacacaataaaatctCACTTTAAGGAGGCTATTCCACTCAATGTTGTCATAATTAGCCCTCATGTCCCTCTTGActtatgcaaaaataataattgataataacaTGGAAATTTCAGGGAATTTCATGGAAAGTCATGGACTTGTTAAgccagttttgtttgtttgttcacaaATTGGTTTAAGTGATTCATTAGTGAAGTAGTCTGAATCAAATAGTTATCCAGCCATGATAAATGACCAGGATTGTTTTAAAGGGGGTTTTATTTCgtttgttatatttcacaattgctCACTGTGGCTCTTCTTCTTGTTTTATAGGGCGCAAATATACTGTTGACAGACAATGGCTACGTTAAGCTAGGTAAGAAAACACTTTCTCTGAACACCTTTGGAGTTGCCATTTACTAGGAATTCCACTCTCACAactgctgtctgtctctcttcaGCTGATTTTGGAGTTTCAGCTCAGATATCAGCCACTTTAGCAAAAAGAAAGTCCTTCATTGGAACTCCATATTGGTATGTCAGTCTTCCTTTGTCTCTCGTGTGGCAGGACTTGTTTTAATAATTGTAGACATTGtactgtatgaatttatttctgtatGTGTCTTTCTCTGCAGGATGGCACCTGAGGTAGCAGCAGTTGAGAGGAAAGGTGGTTACAATCAGCTGTGTGATATTTGGGCCGTGGGCATCACAGCAATTGAGCTGGCCGAGTTGGAGCCGCCAATGTTCGACTTGCACCCCATGAGGTGTGTGTCCTGTAACTTGTACTCATTTAATGTCAGTGTGCTCCAGCATGAGCAATCCATTGCTGCACATGCAAGATTCTGCCTAATGaattaattttgtacttaatacaTATTATACAGGACACCTTTAGTATGTTAACAGTCTAGCTTTCTCCCGCGtttcaacatttgttttattttagtccTTTCTGCTGTGTTTCCCCTTCTCAGAGCACTCTTCCTAATGACCAAGGGCAGTTTCCAACCACCTAAGCTGAAAGACAAAGTAAAAtggtatttgaaaatgttttcatttcattcaaaattGTGGGGTTGCTAAGATTTTTGTCgaaatgtttttgatgtttttaaaaatgtaagagaTGCTTCTTATATTTTCTGATGACCAGAAAattcagaatttatttgaaatagaaataattagtaacgttataaatgtctttactgtaactttcgATTATTCcacatatatatactttttttgacATATATACATGTACTTTCATACATAGAGTGAATTTCACACACAGAAATAATAAGTCATTCCAGAAGGTCATTCACAAAGAAAATTATTCCCACTTCACAAAAAGATGATTTATAGctcaaaatataaatagttttttactgattcactaaaattatttaaacataagagaagcttcacatttctgctttttaaaCCTCACTATTTCAGTTGTGAGGCAGTGATTATAATTTCAAATTTAGAttataattacagtatttaaaaaaaaaaacttagtcaCCTGTTTTGTTTTGGCTCATGAAGGACAAATAATTTCCATCACTTTGTGAAAATGGCTTTGATCAAAAATCCCAAGAAGAGACCAACAGCCGACAGATTACTGCAAGTAAGATCCGCCCTTCCTTTAGAGAACATTTATGATTGGCTCCAGTTATCCACCATCATTCAGTAGGTTTTCGTTGCATAACTTCTCTTTTTGCAGGACCCATTCGTTACTCAACCGCTTAGCCGGACTCTTGCCATTGAGCTACTGGACAAAGCCAACAACCCTGACCACAGCACACACAGTGATGCAGAAGAGGAGGATGACATTGACCCAGAGGTGATGTTATGTAGCTGACTCTCTCTTTACCTTTTAACAAGTGGGAAACCGTGTTCAGCTTTAAACTGAAGCACTGATCTCTAATTGGTTGTTTCTTTAGATGTAGATCCTAATTGAGGGCAGACAGTTGGCTCTGCCAGCTGCCAGGTACTAGTGTGTCCAGTTACCCATGCTGCAGTGTGCatatgtgattgtgtgtgtatatgaatgcATGTGAGTTTATTGGTTTTGAAACATAACAGCAGTGGCTTGCAGTGTTGTCTTGAGGACAGATTAGGGTCTTGTAACAGATATTCCCAAAAGGTATGTATGTAACTAAGATTTTTTCAGCTTTcaagtttttaaactttatttgtgGTCTCTGTGTTGGCAGTCTCCCGTGTCTGTTCCACATCGAATCCGCTCAACTAGCAGGAGCTCACGAGATGGAAAAACTCTCTCTGAGATCAACTGTAAGTCATGTCTCAATTAGCTTTTGACTCACTGAACTGAAACAAGCACAAGAATTCTCAGGCTACTTAAAGGCACAATTAGAAATCTGAAGTATGTGTGTGTCCCTTTTCTAGTTGATAAGGTGAAGTTCGACCCACCTCTGAGAAAAGAAACCCAACCGCATCATGAGATGGTTTGTGACATTATGCCATTCATTTATTGCTATTTAGTGTGTTTGTTTGGAGAACTTGTCTGactgtcttttttttattcatgtaggATCTACCATTAGAGTCCcaaagcattctgggaaataACAAGTGAGTGTGTTATGCTTTTGTGAGTTTTTCAAAATAAGGAATGAATGAAGAAATAAGCAAAGTTGATGGATAAATGGGTGATAGGCCATCTGTTTGGATCCATTCCTAGTTTAAAGGAGCAAAACTGAAGAATAAAATGGATTGTCGAAAACCAAGtctaaaccttaaaaaaatcaattagTTGGTTGTTGGATTACTACTTGGGACCCATCCCTATTTCAAACTAACAAAATATGAAGGAATGTCTAAAACTAATCAACCTGACTTATTAACTAGTCAGTCTTTGGATTACTAGACGAATCCATCATGACCCATCTCTAGTAAAGTCTTGTCATTCAGCGGccaaatttcatatttgaaataaccaaagaaatctgacaacaactgtgtcataaatgcTGTTACTCTTGTTCAAATAGCGCtattaaaagcttatttttcaggtTACCGTACATCAGCCAGTGCCCATGCACAGTCCTAAGAGCACGTCTCAGAGTGCTGACTGTTTCTCTAGCAGCCGGGACTTCTAACGGCAGCTGTAGTGACCCGCTCATGCTCACGCTCacgctctttcattcagaaggcagGGCGTCCTGCGATTGAGCGGCCatattgagcattgcatttttccccattcaaaaatATACGAGTGACATGTCTTGAGTATACTATAATCTTTGTCTCtagttgaacaaaaataaaaataaagaaattaaggaAAGTATAAAACTAGCCAGCATCACTAGTAAACTATAAAACTTCTTCACTAACAACTTCACTAATCAagtagttttgtttttgaataaatatattttggtgTCACAATCCATCTTTAGTTTATACAATGTGTAAAACTAGTTCtgtcttttattcattatttttgtagGAGTCTATTAAAATCTGTTGCTGAGGAGCTCAGTCAAAGGTACAGCTCCTCCTCCTGTCTTTTTTGATTGGTCAGCCAAACCTCCATGCAATCTAATCTCATCTCCTCTGCTTGGCACTGAGAAGctcttactgctgtgtgtgtgtgtgtgtgtgtggggggggggggtgtttctgtgtgtgtgttctctgcatTCTTCTCTGACTGCTATACCTTCTTAGCCTCACcctcttcatctctctcagggGTCATGTGACACATttagaggatgaggaggaggatgaaggtgATGATTTGCAGTAAGTGAGAGGAAGATGTAATGTGAGATACGTATCATCCAAAAACGCCTGTGGTCATCCGTGACTCCCCGTCTGTTAGTGTCAACCAGATGTGAGATTGAAGGATGTGCTTGTTTATTTAGTAGTGTGTCTGGTTTTAAGTTGCTTGCTGGTGCACAAATGCATGATCATTATTGAAATGCACatcattgttttttaaattcatgTGCCTTTGTAACCTTTATTCAAAAACCTTGACCTCCCCTCACCCTCGCAAACAACATTATCTTCTGATGTGTGCATTGGCATGCTGTCTTTACAATGAAGCCTCCTCTACAGCAAACTGTCACTCGTTTGAAACCACAGACATTAAAAAAACGACaatgatccaatcaattcctgatGGACAAAATCAAGTCCTACATTTTTGCTAGTTTGAAAAGCTTTTTCACTTGGATGTACATCACAACAGGGGAGAATATGTCTCAACTTTAATACGATTGTATAAGCTACTACTTTTCTATAAAATTACACGTGCAATGTTTGTCTGCCATATGATATTCCCAAAGATTTTCACATAACTTTTCCAACAGATGAAACCTGGTTCATATCTAGAGAGAAGAGTATTATAGAGACTTAGTGCTGGAGTTTTTTTATTTGGGACAGTATGCAACCACGTAGGACACCATAGAAACCACATGGCAACAGCCTGACAACTTCTCAGAAGGGTGTAGCATtgtgcttgcttttttttttttcactatagtACCAAGcacattttctttagaaaatgtaaaaagtctTTCAGAGGACAACTGAGAATTGTATTTCTCCTACAGAGTTTCCTGGAACTTCAAACACTAAGAAGTTCAAAATATTCCCAAGCTTTGCTCTGGATTGGTTAGATTATGTTGTATGTGAGCATATTTAACACCCAGCTTGTGTGTCTTGTGTTCACAAGATCATTCTTGCTTGCTTTCTTTACCATTTTTGACATTGCATATGAGGTCTCTTTCTTCATCTGATTGTATCTCTGTATGTTTCCACCTTTTAAAGAAAACTGTGCTGTTGGTTCTTGCATCCTGCTTTAGTGTTACATCCAAATTAGCAGCATGGCTAGAAACCATTTCAATGATTTTGTATGTTTGCGTTTACAGCAGTGACTCCACTTCAACCATGAGACCTAAAGTACCACCTCCTCTGCCACCCAAGGTAAAAGTTACACACTTTTCCTATGCAAAACGTGCCTTTTGACATAGTGTGTAACTCACACTGTCTCTTTTCACCTTTATCACTTCCTAGCCAAAGCTTCTGTCTCCCGGTCAGAGCAGTACTGTCTCAGAGGAAAATACCGGAGAAGGGACCATTAAACGTTCCCCAGCTTCTGCAAGCTCCACCCCTCCTGTTCGGACGGTTTCCTGTGTTCCTCCCAGGCCGCCACCTCCACGCCTGCCTGCACACAGGCGTAGTAGTTTAGGTAACAAACCATCTGAGCACGATCAGACAGAGCCAGCATTGGATGATGAGATTTATAGGTTCTGGGAATGGCTTCATGCTGAAATACAAGAAGAACAAAGTAAGCTAAGCACCGCCCACTTGAACGTGCTCTCCTGTGCTTGGTAGACAGCCCTGCCAGTCTTTCTCTCTTCCTTGtgctttttaatacttttttcatGTGGCATTAGTTTTTTCACTTAACATAGATAGCTGTAGCTTTACCGTAGGTTAGTTGAGAGCtttgtagatgggtgtgtgtggtATAGTGGTGAGATTGTGTTGTTTGACAACTCAATTCATGtcataaattatgcaaataaggTAACAAACGTGCACCACAATGTAGCACAGAATACACCTTGAACAGCacaagtcttttttcttttctttgcctAGTTTTTGAGGATGCAGCAGACTATCTTAATCCGACATACATGGgaatatccaccttatttttagcTTTAGAATGGACATGGcctattttaatttgaatgtgcaAGGCTTATGGTTTGATtcacttccagttattttagctaaacaaaagtctcttatgctgcttgcactacaaaaaaaaaaaaacagcttaaactGGTTGGCTAGAATGTCTTAAGATGGAAGTAGCTGATGGCCTGCTAGCCTGACAAGCTAAAAAAACTCCTCTAAAACCAGCCTGCTAAACCAGGTAGGACCAGGCTGGAAGACAAGCCAACCAGGTTTGAGAATAGTAATATTGCAgaatgatatttattattattttagtttatttattaccataaatataaacatacttctttttaactttgagttttaataattacttttattattccTCTAGTTATTTACATATAGCCGCAAATGAATCAGCCTCTTGCAAATTCTAGATGCCTGAAATACTCAGTTACTGAATTACCTCAATAACagctgcattaataaaaaaatacacaaattctGTGTACTGCTTGCTTTCTGCAGGTAATATTAGTGCAAACATTATCAGGCAAacagcatgtttgtttgtttttgatgttaAATTGGGGCATCTATAAAGAACGTGATTTACATAGGAGTGTCTTTGTTTTCGTGGTTTCAGTTTTCAAAGGACAGATATAATGTGAGTGTTTATGTGCAGGTAATGTAGTTTCTGTCCAGGGgaatggagagaaagaaaaactggCCTCCCTTCCCTCACCTAATCTAGAggtattgttaatatatatatatatatatatatatatatatacaacatgaTGTTtccttatttgttatttttgtattacctATTTTGTATAAAACGCATAGTAATTCATCAAAATGTTTCAGATGCCCAGTAAAGaaaatatctctgcctctttCATTATGTTATTGTCATATATGGTTGTTCTAAGacgtaattaaattattaaattgtctgtgctacagacaggaggagatgCAGTAGATAATATACATTTTGTGTGAGCGATCTGACTTTACATTTATTGCCGTGTTAATACTCTTCCCTgattaaatgggaaaacaaaaataGTGATGAAATGGTCAACTGAGATTGTTACACAAGCCTCTTACAGAGATGATCTGTTTCTCTTTTTGTAGCTTCCATTCAGTAATGGCCTCCCACCGACCCCTAAAGTACTTGTGAGTCATCCAGCACTCCCTTTTCTCTTTATCTCTCCAACTTTCactattttttcttctttctctctttcatgaAAGATGCATCAACACACTTGGATTCATAATTCAGCTGTGCTGCTGTGATGttgatttttgtttctgttttgtagaTGGGAGCTTGTTTCTCTAAAGTGTTTAACGGCTGTCCCCTAAAGATTCACTGTGCCTGTTCCTGGATAAACCCAAACACCAGGGGTAAGAAACTCATGCATTCTCAAATGAAATGCTCCTAAATAACATACTTATAATGATTATGTTTTTTCAACTTCATGTGCTTCCCATATGACTCTTTTTCAGATCAGTATCTGATTTTTGGTGCAGAGGAAGGAATTTATACCCTCAATCTAAATGAAATCCATGAGAGCACGATGGAACAGGTCAGAGCCTTTTATTAGGGTTTTCTTTTGGCGTGGAGGTTCAAAATTAGTATTAATTTAGGCAGGTTTGGCAATATAGATATGAAAAATCATATAATCGTATATACatctatattttaaaaagctataaatatgaaaatgtcatcagtatttataaaatgtataataaaattataaatagattttatatatgtacattATGATAATATGTTTGCTCAGAAAAGGAAATGAATGAGTCATCATTTGAAATGTGATTTTGTTGAATCACACACAGCTGGTTCCACGGAGGTGCACGTGGGTCTATGTAATGAACAACTGGCTGCTTTCAATATCAGGTGAGAGAAAACCAAGAAGGAAAAGAATTACCATGCGTTTGAAggatatttgaatgttttatcttCACCATAGTTTAATTCTATGCACATATTTATGTGTTTTCCACAGGTAAAGCATCTCAGCTCTACTCGTACAACCTGACGATGCTTTTTGAGCAAGCTCGACAAATGCAGAAGTTACCCGTAGCCATACCAACATACAAATTCCCTGACAAAATCATCCCACGGTACGAGCCAGGCTCATAttttaacttctttaaaaaaatatgtctatTAAATAAGTCCTATTAAATCACAACATTTGCATTTTAGTGCTGTCACGTTAATGCCTTTCTTTCAGGAAGTTTGCTGTGTCCAATAAAATACCAGATACGAGGGGTTGTCAAAAATGTTGTGTGGGTCAGTATAAACGCGCTCACATGCACTTTATATTCTTATGTTTTGAAATGCATATACCAAATTGTATGATCAGAACACTGCATGTTTTAAGATTtcttgcacatttattttttttgcatatctaaaatcaaaaatgaaacatacttgtgtatttgtgtttttagtgCGAAACCCGTACACCGGTCATAAGTACTTATGTGGAGCGTTCCAGTCCAGCGTAGTGCTGTTTGAATGGGTGGAAGCCATGCAGCGCTTCATGCTGATAAAGGTAAGGGTGAAAGAGAAATCACACTGAGAAACACAAAGCCCGTCCATGCACAAGAGAATAATCCTGTGTGATTTTGTCTGTCCAGAGCATAGACCTCACCCTGCCGTGCCCGTTAGAAATCTTTGAGATGTTGGTGGTTCCTGAGCAGCATTATCCACTGGTTTGTGTGGCGGTCAGTAAAGGAAGCCATCCTGATCAGGTGGTCACGTTTGGCTCTGTTGATCCCAATGCTGCCAACCCGGTGTTTACAGAGCCTGGTCAGTATCAGAGTTTCACTGTGTCTCAGTTCAAAACGGAACTTTTACTTACAAGTTTACTTGGTTTGCATTGCCAAAAAGAAGTTTTAAGAGTGTTTTTCTTGGGATTTGAGTGAATGCTTGTCGTGTTGTGTGTTTCCAGTAACACCTCAAACATGTGTCATTCATGTGACTCAGCTGGAGAGAGATACCGTCCTAGTGTGTCTAGATCGTAAGTCAATtctttgttttataataaatatgttatgttgatatttaatataatactctgctgatattaaatattagaccagtttaaataataatgatattcactattgttttatatatatatttacactaagtatattatttgaatgaattggttgtaattattaaaatagtatAATCAGTTCTTTCAAATATAGTTAatgtacataaatacacacatattacaaatataaatgatatagattacattttttattatcattattatcgttaataaatagtatataatacAAATGAATTGTACTTAATGTTCTTTTCGCCATTTTATAAAACCTAAAAAACACCCAAAGCTGTGCATTACAGTGATTTTTGCCACAGTTATAGCTAATTTTAGTCACAATATGATAAAATCACATCATACATGATGAAATATGATACAATATGATAAAATCACAGATACAATCTCCTCATAAAACTAGAATGGTTTCTGAATTCACACAGGATCTTTTTTCAGTTGACATTCGTGGAGCACAGATTCATGTTCAAACAAGCATTTGCACATGCTCTTGCATTTTTGCTTTATCCAGCAGTTCCAGCTCATGGAAGCCATTA encodes:
- the LOC113095780 gene encoding mitogen-activated protein kinase kinase kinase kinase 3-like isoform X2; protein product: MNLSLGLSRRNPQEDFELIQRIGSGTYGDVYKARNVNTGELAAIKVIKLEPGEDFDVVQQEIIMMKDCKHSNIVAYFGSYLRRDKLWISMEYCGGGSLQDIYHVTGPLSESQIAYVCRETLQGVYYLHNKGKIHRDIKGANILLTDNGYVKLADFGVSAQISATLAKRKSFIGTPYWMAPEVAAVERKGGYNQLCDIWAVGITAIELAELEPPMFDLHPMRALFLMTKGSFQPPKLKDKVKWTNNFHHFVKMALIKNPKKRPTADRLLQDPFVTQPLSRTLAIELLDKANNPDHSTHSDAEEEDDIDPESPVSVPHRIRSTSRSSRDGKTLSEINFDKVKFDPPLRKETQPHHEMDLPLESQSILGNNKSLLKSVAEELSQSSDSTSTMRPKVPPPLPPKPKLLSPGQSSTVSEENTGEGTIKRSPASASSTPPVRTVSCVPPRPPPPRLPAHRRSSLGNKPSEHDQTEPALDDEIYRFWEWLHAEIQEEQSNVVSVQGNGEKEKLASLPSPNLELPFSNGLPPTPKVLMGACFSKVFNGCPLKIHCACSWINPNTRDQYLIFGAEEGIYTLNLNEIHESTMEQLVPRRCTWVYVMNNWLLSISGKASQLYSYNLTMLFEQARQMQKLPVAIPTYKFPDKIIPRKFAVSNKIPDTRGCQKCCVVRNPYTGHKYLCGAFQSSVVLFEWVEAMQRFMLIKSIDLTLPCPLEIFEMLVVPEQHYPLVCVAVSKGSHPDQVVTFGSVDPNAANPVFTEPVTPQTCVIHVTQLERDTVLVCLDRCIKLVNLQGRLKSNRKLSTELTFNFQIEAIVCLQDSVLAFWKHGMQGRSFKNSEITQEISDNSRIYRLLGADRVVVLESKPTEDPTAQSNLYILAGHENSY
- the LOC113095780 gene encoding mitogen-activated protein kinase kinase kinase kinase 3-like isoform X3, with product MNLSLGLSRRNPQEDFELIQRIGSGTYGDVYKARNVNTGELAAIKVIKLEPGEDFDVVQQEIIMMKDCKHSNIVAYFGSYLRRDKLWISMEYCGGGSLQDIYHVTGPLSESQIAYVCRETLQGVYYLHNKGKIHRDIKGANILLTDNGYVKLADFGVSAQISATLAKRKSFIGTPYWMAPEVAAVERKGGYNQLCDIWAVGITAIELAELEPPMFDLHPMRALFLMTKGSFQPPKLKDKVKWTNNFHHFVKMALIKNPKKRPTADRLLQDPFVTQPLSRTLAIELLDKANNPDHSTHSDAEEEDDIDPESPVSVPHRIRSTSRSSRDGKTLSEINFDKVKFDPPLRKETQPHHEMDLPLESQSILGNNNSDSTSTMRPKVPPPLPPKPKLLSPGQSSTVSEENTGEGTIKRSPASASSTPPVRTVSCVPPRPPPPRLPAHRRSSLGNKPSEHDQTEPALDDEIYRFWEWLHAEIQEEQSNVVSVQGNGEKEKLASLPSPNLELPFSNGLPPTPKVLMGACFSKVFNGCPLKIHCACSWINPNTRDQYLIFGAEEGIYTLNLNEIHESTMEQLVPRRCTWVYVMNNWLLSISGKASQLYSYNLTMLFEQARQMQKLPVAIPTYKFPDKIIPRKFAVSNKIPDTRGCQKCCVVRNPYTGHKYLCGAFQSSVVLFEWVEAMQRFMLIKSIDLTLPCPLEIFEMLVVPEQHYPLVCVAVSKGSHPDQVVTFGSVDPNAANPVFTEPVTPQTCVIHVTQLERDTVLVCLDRCIKLVNLQGRLKSNRKLSTELTFNFQIEAIVCLQDSVLAFWKHGMQGRSFKNSEITQEISDNSRIYRLLGADRVVVLESKPTEDPTAQSNLYILAGHENSY